The following is a genomic window from Desulforhopalus sp..
TGGTATTGTACCTGCGAGCTGGCCATTTTTTTTCCGGGGCCGGCATATTTCCCGGCAGAGCCGCAACGCCTATAAAAGAAGGAAGAAAATCATGACATTACAGCGGCAAGACAGCACCGGCGCCTTCCACGATCTGGGACCGGACCGGGTGCTGAATCTCGTTGAGAAGGAACTGGGCATTCGCTGCAACAACCTGTTTCGCACCCTCAATAGCTACATCAACCGGGTATTCGAGATCGAAACGGAAGAGGGCATCCGGCTGGTTGTGAAGTTTTACCGGCCCGGTCGATGGTCGAAAAAGGCCATCCTTGATGAACATAAATTCCTCAGTCAACTGGCGGAGCAGGAGATTCCGGTCATCGCGCCCCTCCTGTTCCGGGATGGTGAGACCCTTGCCGCAAGCGATGGGCTTCTCTACGCCGTTTTCCCGAAATGCGGCGGCCGCAGCAGCGATGAGTTTACCGATGAGCAGTGGCTGCAGCTCGGCCGCTTGATCGGCAGGGTCCATAAAGTCGGCGAGACCGCCAAGGCGAAACACCGGATAACCCTGGCACCGCAGCAATCGACTCTTAGCCAGCTCCAGTATCTGCTTGCTTCCCCCTGCGTCACCGAGGAGTTGAAGCCTCTTCTTAACTCCACGGTATTGCGGATAATTGCCGCAATCGAACCGCTTTTTGCTACAACCAAGAACATCCGCATTCATGGCGATTGTCATTTTTCCAACATCATAAACCGGCCAGGCGAATCTTTGCATCTCATCGATTTTGACGATATGGCCATGGGCCCGCCGGTCCAGGACGTCTGGATGCTGCTGCCCGGAGGAGCGGACGAGGCGGTGGTTGAACTCGACCTCTTCCTGGAGGGATATGAGACCTTTCGGGCCTTTGACCGGCGGACCCTCCGCCTCATCGAGCCGCTCCGGGCGATGCGTTTTATCCACTATATGGCCTGGTGTGCCCATCAGGTTGCGGCGGATGGGATGACCAGAGCCATCGACGGCTTCGGTACCCGCGACTATTGGCAGCGGGAGATTGACGACCTGGTCGATCAAGAGAAGCGAATTGCCGAGGATAAGCAGCCTTCCGGCAATGTTCTTTAGGCCCGGTCAGGGGCAGGTCCTACCTCCCCCCGGCGGCATCACGCCAGAAGGCCAGCAGCCTTTGCGACAGGCTCAGGTTGTTGGCCCTGGCGACGCCCGCCACCTCCTTGAAATCAATCTGATAACGGCTGGCCAATTTGTTCAGATCCTTGTCCTTTCTGGCAAGGAGCCGCCAGGGGATGGGGCCGGTCATCGCCAGGGCGACGATATTGCCCCGCTGGGGAACGGGCAGGTACAGGGCATCGGCAAAATGGCCGGCAATTAGGGCCTTGATGTCCCGGTAGCGGGGCGCATCGCTGCTCCAGAGATTGCAGCTCATTACTCCGCCGTTTTTCAGCCGTGCCGAGCAGGCAGCAAAAAATTGCGCCGAATAGATGGTCGGCGCCATACCCTGATCATCAAAGGCATCGACCAGGATGAGGTCGTAACTTTTGTTGACTGTGTCCTGTAGAAATTCCAGGCCATCCTGGCAGTGGAGGACGATCTGCTCGCTTTCCCTGAGGCGGAAATAGCCCTGCGCCAGGGCGAGGATATGCGGCGAAGAGTCGACGCCATCGATGTAACAGCCAGGAAAATGGTGGGAGTAAAAACGGACCAATGAGCCGGCCCCGATGCCGACAATAAGGATATCCCGAGGATCCGGTTGGAGGAGGAGGCTTGCCGCCATATACTGGGTGTAGGGAAGAATCAGGGTCTGGGGGGAGGATAAGGACATCCGGCTCTGCAGATGTTCGGAAGCGAAATACAGCGAGCGGTGATCGCCATTGTCCAGTATTTCCACCAGATACCCATTCACCTTCTTCTTATAAACCGAAAAGCCCGGAGCAGATGACATGGTAAAGGTGTGCAGTTGTAGTGCCGCATGGCGGATGGCGGCTGGAAATTAATATTTGAGAAAATCTTGCCAACCTAACTATATTACTTCTCCCGGCAATGGCTGTCAAAAAGACAAGGTCGCACTATCCGGCAGGAGGATTATTTTTTTCCAAACTCTTTTTAGGTCACAGCATTTCACCAGTTAATTTCTTGACTGAAGATATGCTGTTTTGGCATACTAAAAGTTGAGTTGAGCAGCTTGTCTGCTCATACGAAACTTATGCCCTTGCGGTATATAGCTGAGTTGAGCAGCTTGTCTACTCATACGAAACTTATGCCCTTGCGGTATAAGCGAGGCGGGAAAAACCTGCCGCAATGTTCCAGAGAATCGGAGGCCCCCTTGCAGATGGATGAAACAAAAAAGAAAATCCTCGTCATGGATGACGAGGATATGGTTGGCGAAATCGCCTGCCAGCTGCTCCGCTATCTCGGTTTTGATGCCGTATGGGTGGCCAGCGGCGAGGAAGCCATTGAAGAATTCACCAAACAAAAAAATGCAGGAAACGGCTACTCGGCAATAATCATGGATCTCACTATTCCCGGGGGAATGGGCGGCAGGGAAGCCGTAGTGGCGATCCTTGCCATTGACCCACTGGCCAAGGTCTTCGTCTCCAGCGGTTATGCCAATGATCCAATCATGATCAATTGCCAGGAGTACGGCTTTGCCGGTGCTATCGCCAAACCCTTTGACCTCGCCGCCCTGAAGCAGACTTTCGGTGTCTTGTCA
Proteins encoded in this region:
- a CDS encoding serine/threonine protein kinase, producing MTLQRQDSTGAFHDLGPDRVLNLVEKELGIRCNNLFRTLNSYINRVFEIETEEGIRLVVKFYRPGRWSKKAILDEHKFLSQLAEQEIPVIAPLLFRDGETLAASDGLLYAVFPKCGGRSSDEFTDEQWLQLGRLIGRVHKVGETAKAKHRITLAPQQSTLSQLQYLLASPCVTEELKPLLNSTVLRIIAAIEPLFATTKNIRIHGDCHFSNIINRPGESLHLIDFDDMAMGPPVQDVWMLLPGGADEAVVELDLFLEGYETFRAFDRRTLRLIEPLRAMRFIHYMAWCAHQVAADGMTRAIDGFGTRDYWQREIDDLVDQEKRIAEDKQPSGNVL
- a CDS encoding fused MFS/spermidine synthase codes for the protein MSSAPGFSVYKKKVNGYLVEILDNGDHRSLYFASEHLQSRMSLSSPQTLILPYTQYMAASLLLQPDPRDILIVGIGAGSLVRFYSHHFPGCYIDGVDSSPHILALAQGYFRLRESEQIVLHCQDGLEFLQDTVNKSYDLILVDAFDDQGMAPTIYSAQFFAACSARLKNGGVMSCNLWSSDAPRYRDIKALIAGHFADALYLPVPQRGNIVALAMTGPIPWRLLARKDKDLNKLASRYQIDFKEVAGVARANNLSLSQRLLAFWRDAAGGR
- a CDS encoding response regulator, translated to MDETKKKILVMDDEDMVGEIACQLLRYLGFDAVWVASGEEAIEEFTKQKNAGNGYSAIIMDLTIPGGMGGREAVVAILAIDPLAKVFVSSGYANDPIMINCQEYGFAGAIAKPFDLAALKQTFGVLS